A genomic region of Zea mays cultivar B73 chromosome 6, Zm-B73-REFERENCE-NAM-5.0, whole genome shotgun sequence contains the following coding sequences:
- the LOC100276046 gene encoding uncharacterized protein isoform X1, producing MAASATDADAGAGLRSEFLQVLLSRRRDLLVPLTVEQGSPVKDPMYQNPPSTMEANPMESCPSKEVENLREKLVEENFYLITELGEQGRVPVLLLKLDDPVPRRKPAIVFLHSSYKCKEWLRPLLEAYASKGYVCVAIDSRYHGERASNETTYIDALKSAWRNGDTMPFVFDTVWDLVKLGDYLGEREDVDPCRVGITGESLGGMHAWFAAFVDTRYSVVVPIIGVQGFRWAIDNNMWLARVNSIRPLFEEARIDLGKSELDTEVVERVWEKIAPGLDSQFDAPYSLPLLAPRPLLLLNGAEDPRCPISGLGEAISKTAKAYEESGCAEKFMGGFVADQMTSSWHAVSIGVGAWHVATRVAAAVAAEAMATW from the exons ATGGCCGCCAGCGCCACCGACGCCGACGCCGGCGCCGGGCTCAgatcggagttcctgcaggtccTGCTCAGCCGCCGCCGCGATCTCCTAG TGCCTCTCACGGTGGAGCAAGGGAGTCCGGTGAAGGACCCGATGTACCAGAATCCTCCGTCGACCATGGAG GCAAATCCGATGGAGTCGTGCCCCAGTAAAGAGGTGGAGAACTTGAGGGAGAAGCTGGTTGAAGAAAATTTCTACCTTATCACTGAG CTAGGTGAACAAGGACGAGTACCTGTACTTCTGCTGAAGCTTGACGACCCCGTCCCTAGAAGAAAACCAGCTATCGTGTTCCTGCACAGCTCTTACAAGTGCAAAGAGTGGCTGCGCCCACTGCTTGAG GCATATGCTTCCAAGGGCTACGTCTGTGTGGCTATTGACTCGCGCTATCACGGCGAAAGGGCCAGCAATGAAACCACTTACATAGAT GCACTGAAATCGGCTTGGCGGAATGGGGATACAATGCCTTTCGTTTTTGACACG GTGTGGGACTTGGTAAAGCTTGGAGACTACCTCGGCGAGAGGGAGGACGTGGATCCCTGTAGGGTTGGGATCACCGGCGAATCGCTGGGAG gGATGCACGCGTGGTTTGCTGCTTTTGTGGACACACGGTACAGTGTCGTCGTTCCTATCATCGGTGTTCAG GGATTCAGGTGGGCCATTGACAACAACATGTGGCTGGCTAGGGTGAATAGCATAAGGCCTTTATTTGAAG AAGCAAGAATTGACTTAGGAAAGAGCGAATTAGATACAGAAGTTGTTGAAAGG GTTTGGGAAAAGATAGCACCAGGCCTGGACTCGCAATTTGATGCCCCCTATTCACTTCCTTTGCTTGCACCACGGCCGTTGCTACTTCTAAATG GCGCTGAAGATCCTCGTTGCCCAATAAGTGGTTTAGGAGAAGCTATTTCAAAAACTGCTAAAGCTTACGAAGAATCTGGTTGCGCGGAGAAGTTCATG GGGGGTTTCGTCGCTGACCAGATGACCTCGTCGTGGCATGCGGTGAGCATCGGCGTTGGCGCGTGGCACGTTGCCACACGTGTGGCGGCCGCAGTGGCAGCGGAGGCGATGGCCACCTGGTGA
- the LOC100276046 gene encoding uncharacterized protein isoform X2 yields the protein MAASATDADAGAGLRSEFLQVLLSRRRDLLVPLTVEQGSPVKDPMYQNPPSTMEANPMESCPSKEVENLREKLVEENFYLITELGEQGRVPVLLLKLDDPVPRRKPAIVFLHSSYKCKEWLRPLLEAYASKGYVCVAIDSRYHGERASNETTYIDALKSAWRNGDTMPFVFDTVWDLVKLGDYLGEREDVDPCRVGITGESLGGMHAWFAAFVDTRYSVVVPIIGVQGFRWAIDNNMWLARVNSIRPLFEEARIDLGKSELDTEVVERVWEKIAPGLDSQFDAPYSLPLLAPRPLLLLNVHCRAWSRP from the exons ATGGCCGCCAGCGCCACCGACGCCGACGCCGGCGCCGGGCTCAgatcggagttcctgcaggtccTGCTCAGCCGCCGCCGCGATCTCCTAG TGCCTCTCACGGTGGAGCAAGGGAGTCCGGTGAAGGACCCGATGTACCAGAATCCTCCGTCGACCATGGAG GCAAATCCGATGGAGTCGTGCCCCAGTAAAGAGGTGGAGAACTTGAGGGAGAAGCTGGTTGAAGAAAATTTCTACCTTATCACTGAG CTAGGTGAACAAGGACGAGTACCTGTACTTCTGCTGAAGCTTGACGACCCCGTCCCTAGAAGAAAACCAGCTATCGTGTTCCTGCACAGCTCTTACAAGTGCAAAGAGTGGCTGCGCCCACTGCTTGAG GCATATGCTTCCAAGGGCTACGTCTGTGTGGCTATTGACTCGCGCTATCACGGCGAAAGGGCCAGCAATGAAACCACTTACATAGAT GCACTGAAATCGGCTTGGCGGAATGGGGATACAATGCCTTTCGTTTTTGACACG GTGTGGGACTTGGTAAAGCTTGGAGACTACCTCGGCGAGAGGGAGGACGTGGATCCCTGTAGGGTTGGGATCACCGGCGAATCGCTGGGAG gGATGCACGCGTGGTTTGCTGCTTTTGTGGACACACGGTACAGTGTCGTCGTTCCTATCATCGGTGTTCAG GGATTCAGGTGGGCCATTGACAACAACATGTGGCTGGCTAGGGTGAATAGCATAAGGCCTTTATTTGAAG AAGCAAGAATTGACTTAGGAAAGAGCGAATTAGATACAGAAGTTGTTGAAAGG GTTTGGGAAAAGATAGCACCAGGCCTGGACTCGCAATTTGATGCCCCCTATTCACTTCCTTTGCTTGCACCACGGCCGTTGCTACTTCTAAATG TTCATTGCAGAGCCTGGAGTCGGCCATAA
- the LOC100276046 gene encoding uncharacterized protein LOC100276046 codes for MAASATDADAGAGLRSEFLQVLLSRRRDLLVPLTVEQGSPVKDPMYQNPPSTMEANPMESCPSKEVENLREKLVEENFYLITELGEQGRVPVLLLKLDDPVPRRKPAIVFLHSSYKCKEWLRPLLEAYASKGYVCVAIDSRYHGERASNETTYIDALKSAWRNGDTMPFVFDTVWDLVKLGDYLGEREDVDPCRVGITGESLGGMHAWFAAFVDTRYSVVVPIIGVQGFRWAIDNNMWLARVNSIRPLFEEARIDLGKSELDTEVVERVWEKIAPGLDSQFDAPYSLPLLAPRPLLLLNGAEDPRCPISGLGEAISKTAKAYEESGCAEKFMFIAEPGVGHKITIDMVKAASEWFDRFLHA; via the exons ATGGCCGCCAGCGCCACCGACGCCGACGCCGGCGCCGGGCTCAgatcggagttcctgcaggtccTGCTCAGCCGCCGCCGCGATCTCCTAG TGCCTCTCACGGTGGAGCAAGGGAGTCCGGTGAAGGACCCGATGTACCAGAATCCTCCGTCGACCATGGAG GCAAATCCGATGGAGTCGTGCCCCAGTAAAGAGGTGGAGAACTTGAGGGAGAAGCTGGTTGAAGAAAATTTCTACCTTATCACTGAG CTAGGTGAACAAGGACGAGTACCTGTACTTCTGCTGAAGCTTGACGACCCCGTCCCTAGAAGAAAACCAGCTATCGTGTTCCTGCACAGCTCTTACAAGTGCAAAGAGTGGCTGCGCCCACTGCTTGAG GCATATGCTTCCAAGGGCTACGTCTGTGTGGCTATTGACTCGCGCTATCACGGCGAAAGGGCCAGCAATGAAACCACTTACATAGAT GCACTGAAATCGGCTTGGCGGAATGGGGATACAATGCCTTTCGTTTTTGACACG GTGTGGGACTTGGTAAAGCTTGGAGACTACCTCGGCGAGAGGGAGGACGTGGATCCCTGTAGGGTTGGGATCACCGGCGAATCGCTGGGAG gGATGCACGCGTGGTTTGCTGCTTTTGTGGACACACGGTACAGTGTCGTCGTTCCTATCATCGGTGTTCAG GGATTCAGGTGGGCCATTGACAACAACATGTGGCTGGCTAGGGTGAATAGCATAAGGCCTTTATTTGAAG AAGCAAGAATTGACTTAGGAAAGAGCGAATTAGATACAGAAGTTGTTGAAAGG GTTTGGGAAAAGATAGCACCAGGCCTGGACTCGCAATTTGATGCCCCCTATTCACTTCCTTTGCTTGCACCACGGCCGTTGCTACTTCTAAATG GCGCTGAAGATCCTCGTTGCCCAATAAGTGGTTTAGGAGAAGCTATTTCAAAAACTGCTAAAGCTTACGAAGAATCTGGTTGCGCGGAGAAGTTCATG TTCATTGCAGAGCCTGGAGTCGGCCATAAAATCACAATCGACATGGTGAAGGCAGCAAGCGAATGGTTCGATCGCTTCCTGCATGCATGA